A window of the Pseudomonas fluorescens genome harbors these coding sequences:
- a CDS encoding M12 family metallopeptidase: MPYQPPCKTINNFDEQASYDAAIIENPANAITSSSGGRTKRAVATHSKFWASHRTLKIAFLNPPSEAHRQAAIAAIKQWQPSVNLTLEFVSDTEGDIRITMEATSDYSAIGTDATLRGPGENTMNIGTDLTHPGFESAVLHEFGHALGMEHEHQHPESNIPWNKPFMYHYYLTRHNWPKEQVDHNFFRTLDTTTTKTNPYDPKSIMHYAVHTDMTLGDFSIAKNTTISQNDRRLMRRIYPKQ; encoded by the coding sequence ATGCCTTACCAGCCGCCCTGTAAAACCATAAATAACTTTGATGAACAAGCATCTTACGATGCAGCCATTATTGAAAACCCTGCCAATGCAATCACTTCTTCCAGCGGAGGCAGAACAAAGCGCGCTGTCGCCACACATAGTAAATTCTGGGCCAGCCACAGGACGCTTAAAATCGCTTTTCTCAACCCGCCCTCCGAAGCACACCGCCAAGCTGCAATAGCAGCCATCAAGCAATGGCAACCCTCCGTCAACCTGACACTGGAGTTCGTGAGCGATACTGAAGGTGATATCAGAATTACCATGGAAGCAACTTCGGACTATTCAGCCATTGGCACCGACGCCACGCTGCGCGGCCCCGGCGAGAATACGATGAATATCGGCACCGATCTGACGCATCCCGGATTCGAAAGCGCCGTTTTGCATGAGTTCGGCCATGCTCTCGGGATGGAACACGAACACCAGCATCCCGAATCCAATATTCCATGGAACAAACCATTCATGTACCACTACTACTTGACCAGACATAACTGGCCAAAAGAACAAGTTGACCATAACTTCTTTAGAACACTGGATACAACAACCACAAAAACCAATCCATACGACCCAAAATCAATCATGCATTATGCAGTTCACACCGACATGACACTGGGAGATTTTTCGATCGCAAAAAATACAACCATCAGCCAAAACGATCGTCGACTGATGCGCAGAATATATCCAAAACAGTGA
- the dapC gene encoding succinyldiaminopimelate transaminase, translated as MNNALSQLQPYPFEKLRALLGSVTPNPDKRPIALSIGEPKHRSPSFVAEALANNLDQLAVYPTTLGIPALREAIAAWCERRFSVPSGWIDPARNVLPVNGTREALFAFTQTVVNRGDDALVVSPNPFYQIYEGAAFLAGAKPHYLPCLDENGFNPDFDAVSPDIWKRCQILFLCSPGNPTGALIPVDVLKKLIALADEYDFVIAADECYSELYFDEQTPPPGLLSACVELGRKDFKRCVVFHSLSKRSNLPGLRSGFVAGDADILKGFLLYRTYHGCAMPVQTQLASVAAWNDEVHVRANRALYREKFDAVLAILSPVMDVQRPDGSFYLWPNVQGDDAAFCRDLFAEEHVTVVPGSYLSRDVDGVNPGAGRVRMALVAPLAECVEAAERIRSFITRKK; from the coding sequence ATGAACAACGCTCTGTCCCAGCTTCAGCCCTACCCGTTCGAAAAGCTCCGCGCCCTGCTCGGCAGCGTCACGCCAAACCCGGACAAGCGACCGATCGCGCTGTCCATTGGCGAACCGAAGCATCGCTCGCCAAGCTTTGTCGCCGAGGCGCTGGCGAACAATCTGGATCAGCTGGCGGTGTACCCGACCACCCTCGGCATTCCGGCTCTACGCGAAGCCATTGCCGCCTGGTGCGAGCGTCGCTTCAGCGTGCCGAGCGGCTGGATCGACCCGGCGCGCAACGTGCTGCCGGTCAACGGCACCCGTGAAGCGCTGTTCGCCTTCACCCAGACCGTGGTCAACCGTGGCGATGACGCCTTGGTCGTCAGCCCGAACCCGTTCTACCAGATCTACGAAGGTGCGGCGTTCCTCGCCGGTGCCAAGCCGCATTACCTGCCGTGCCTGGACGAGAACGGCTTCAACCCGGATTTCGACGCCGTATCGCCGGACATCTGGAAACGCTGCCAGATCCTGTTCCTGTGCTCGCCGGGCAACCCGACCGGTGCGCTGATTCCGGTCGACGTGCTGAAAAAGCTGATCGCCCTGGCCGACGAATACGACTTCGTGATCGCCGCCGATGAGTGCTACAGCGAGCTGTACTTCGACGAACAGACCCCGCCGCCGGGCCTGCTCAGCGCTTGCGTCGAACTGGGCCGCAAGGACTTCAAGCGTTGCGTGGTGTTCCACAGCCTGTCCAAGCGCTCTAACCTGCCGGGCCTGCGCTCCGGTTTCGTCGCCGGCGATGCCGACATCCTCAAGGGCTTCCTGCTGTATCGCACCTACCACGGTTGCGCGATGCCGGTTCAGACCCAACTGGCCAGCGTCGCCGCGTGGAATGACGAAGTGCATGTACGCGCCAACCGTGCGTTGTATCGCGAGAAGTTCGACGCTGTGCTGGCGATCCTCAGCCCGGTGATGGATGTGCAGCGCCCCGATGGCAGCTTCTACCTGTGGCCGAATGTGCAAGGCGATGATGCTGCGTTCTGCCGGGATCTGTTTGCCGAAGAGCACGTGACCGTGGTGCCGGGTTCGTACCTGTCGCGGGACGTCGATGGTGTCAATCCGGGCGCCGGGCGCGTGCGCATGGCGCTGGTTGCACCGCTGGCGGAATGTGTGGAAGCGGCCGAGCGTATCCGCAGCTTTATAACTCGTAAAAAATAA
- a CDS encoding [protein-PII] uridylyltransferase: protein MPQVDPELFDRGQFQAELALKASPIAAFKKAIRQAREVLDARFRAGRDIRRLIEDRAWFVDNILQKAWDQFDWSEDADIALVAVGGYGRGELHPYSDIDLLILLDSADHEIFRDSIERFLTLLWDIGLEVGQSVRSVDECAEEARADLTVVTNLMESRTICGPERLRQRMLDVTSTAHMWPSKDFFLAKRAEQKARHHKYNDTEYNLEPNVKGSPGGLRDIQTILWVARRQYGTLNLRALAGEGFLVESENALLASSQEFLWKVRYALHMLAGRAEDRLLFDHQRTIAGLLGFEGDDAKQAVENFMQQYFRVVMSIAQLSDLIIQHFEEVILAPEDEAPPQPINSRFQLHDGYIEARNDNVFRRTPFAMLEIFVLMAQQPEIKGVRADTIRLLRENRHLIDDNFRNDIRNTSLFIELFKCKIGIHRNLRRMNRYGILGRYLPEFGFIVGQMQHDLFHIYTVDAHTLNLIKHLRKLQYTQVSEKFPLAAKLMAKLPKPELIYMAGLYHDIGKGRHGDHSEIGAVDAEAFCQRHQLPVWDSRLIVWLVQNHLVMSTTAQRKDLSDPQVIHDFALAVGDETRLDYLYVLTVADINATNPTLWNSWRASLLRQLYTETKRALRRGLENPVDREEQIRQTQSAALDILVRGGTDPDDVEQLWAQLGDDYFLRHTAGDVAWHTDAILQQPADGGPLVLIKETTQREFEGGTQIFIYAPDQHDFFAVTVAAMDQLNLNIHDARVITSSSQFTLDTYIVLDTDGDSIGDNPVRVKQIRDGLTEALRNPADYPTIIQRRVPRQLKHFAFAPQVTIHNDAQRPVTVLELTAPDRPGLLARVGGIFLEFDLSLQNAKIATLGERVEDVFFITDAHNQPLSDPLLCSRLQDAIVEQLSVNQEPDIKLSRISI, encoded by the coding sequence ATGCCGCAGGTGGATCCCGAACTCTTCGACCGCGGCCAGTTCCAGGCTGAACTGGCCCTGAAAGCGAGTCCCATCGCGGCGTTCAAGAAGGCGATCCGCCAGGCCCGCGAAGTGCTCGATGCACGTTTTCGGGCCGGTCGTGATATCCGTCGGTTGATCGAAGACCGGGCGTGGTTCGTCGACAACATCCTGCAAAAGGCCTGGGACCAGTTCGACTGGAGCGAAGACGCCGATATCGCGCTGGTCGCGGTCGGCGGCTACGGTCGCGGTGAGCTGCACCCGTACTCAGATATCGACCTGCTGATCCTGCTGGACAGCGCCGACCACGAAATCTTCCGCGATTCCATCGAGCGTTTTCTGACGCTGCTGTGGGACATTGGCCTGGAAGTCGGTCAGAGCGTTCGTTCGGTCGACGAATGCGCCGAAGAGGCCCGCGCCGACCTGACGGTGGTCACCAACCTGATGGAAAGCCGCACCATCTGCGGCCCCGAGCGCCTGCGCCAGCGCATGCTCGATGTCACCAGCACCGCACATATGTGGCCGAGCAAGGATTTCTTCCTGGCCAAACGCGCCGAGCAGAAGGCCCGCCACCACAAGTACAACGACACCGAATACAACCTGGAACCCAACGTCAAAGGCTCGCCCGGCGGACTAAGGGATATCCAGACGATTCTGTGGGTGGCCCGTCGTCAGTACGGCACCCTGAACCTGCGCGCCCTGGCCGGTGAAGGGTTTCTGGTCGAGAGTGAAAACGCGCTGCTGGCCTCCTCCCAGGAATTCCTCTGGAAAGTGCGTTACGCGTTGCACATGCTCGCCGGTCGCGCCGAAGACCGCCTGCTGTTCGATCACCAGCGCACCATTGCCGGGCTGCTGGGTTTTGAAGGCGACGACGCCAAACAGGCCGTCGAAAACTTCATGCAGCAGTATTTCCGGGTGGTGATGAGCATTGCCCAACTCAGCGACCTGATCATCCAGCACTTCGAGGAAGTCATCCTCGCCCCGGAAGACGAAGCGCCGCCGCAGCCGATCAACTCGCGTTTCCAGCTGCACGACGGCTACATCGAGGCACGCAACGACAACGTGTTCCGCCGCACGCCGTTCGCCATGCTCGAGATCTTCGTGCTGATGGCCCAGCAGCCGGAGATCAAAGGCGTACGCGCCGACACCATTCGCCTGCTGCGGGAAAACCGTCACCTGATCGACGACAACTTCCGCAACGACATCCGCAACACCAGCCTGTTCATCGAGCTGTTCAAGTGCAAGATCGGCATCCACCGCAACCTGCGGCGGATGAACCGTTACGGCATTCTCGGGCGTTATCTGCCGGAGTTCGGCTTCATCGTCGGGCAGATGCAGCATGACCTGTTCCACATCTATACGGTCGATGCGCACACGCTGAATCTGATCAAACACCTGCGCAAATTGCAGTACACCCAGGTGTCGGAGAAATTCCCGCTGGCCGCCAAGCTCATGGCGAAACTGCCCAAGCCTGAACTCATTTATATGGCGGGCCTGTATCACGACATCGGCAAGGGCCGGCATGGCGACCACTCGGAGATCGGCGCGGTCGATGCCGAGGCGTTCTGCCAGCGCCACCAACTGCCGGTGTGGGACAGTCGCCTGATCGTCTGGCTGGTGCAGAACCACCTGGTGATGTCGACCACCGCCCAGCGCAAGGACCTGTCCGACCCGCAGGTAATCCATGACTTCGCGCTGGCGGTCGGTGACGAAACCCGTCTCGACTACCTGTACGTGTTGACCGTGGCCGACATCAACGCGACCAACCCGACCCTGTGGAACTCGTGGCGTGCCAGCCTGTTGCGCCAGCTCTACACCGAAACCAAGCGTGCCCTGCGCCGTGGCCTGGAAAACCCGGTGGATCGCGAAGAGCAGATCCGCCAGACCCAAAGCGCAGCGCTGGACATTCTGGTGCGCGGCGGCACCGATCCGGATGACGTCGAGCAATTGTGGGCGCAACTGGGCGACGACTACTTCCTGCGCCACACCGCGGGCGACGTGGCCTGGCACACCGACGCCATCCTCCAGCAACCGGCCGACGGCGGTCCGCTGGTGCTGATCAAGGAAACCACCCAGCGCGAGTTCGAGGGCGGCACGCAGATCTTCATCTATGCGCCGGACCAGCACGACTTCTTCGCCGTGACCGTGGCCGCGATGGACCAGCTCAACCTGAACATTCACGACGCCCGGGTCATCACGTCCAGCAGCCAGTTCACCCTCGACACCTACATCGTGCTCGATACCGATGGCGACTCGATCGGCGACAATCCGGTGCGGGTCAAACAGATTCGCGACGGCCTGACCGAAGCCCTGCGCAACCCGGCCGACTACCCGACGATCATCCAGCGCCGGGTGCCGCGCCAGCTCAAGCATTTCGCGTTCGCCCCGCAGGTGACGATCCACAACGATGCCCAGCGCCCAGTGACGGTGCTGGAACTCACCGCTCCGGATCGCCCAGGCCTGCTGGCACGGGTCGGCGGGATTTTCCTCGAGTTCGATCTGTCGCTGCAGAACGCCAAGATCGCCACCCTGGGCGAGCGCGTGGAAGACGTGTTCTTCATCACCGACGCCCACAATCAACCGCTGTCCGACCCGCTGCTGTGCAGCCGCTTGCAGGATGCCATCGTCGAACAGCTGAGCGTCAATCAGGAACCCGATATCAAACTGTCGCGCATCAGCATTTGA